Below is a genomic region from Citrobacter telavivensis.
CTGACTGGTGGATTCCGGCAGGGGCACTGCCGGGGTTTGCTGCGCGGGTGCTGACTGCTGTGGCACCTGCGTCGGCGTCATCACCGCCGTTGGCGCAACAGGGGCAAACGATTGTCGCGGAACCTCGGGTTCCGCAAGCGGCATACGCGGGTGAAACGCCAGCGCCCGCAATAAGGTCATTTCAACGCCCATGCGCCTGTCCGGCGCGTACGGCAGTTCTTTACGGCCAATCAGCAGCGTCTGGTAATAAAGCTGGACGTCCGCAGGCGGCACGGTGCGCGCCAGTTCACGCATGCGCACTTCAATCGCCGCCATGTCGCTGCCCAGCGCAGCAGGAGAGAGCTGAACCAGCGCGATACGATGCAGCAGGCCAAGCATTTCGACCAGCAGCGCTTCCCACTCAATACCTCGCGCAGCGGCCTCGTTGACCAGCGTCATCACCCTCTCGCCGTCGGCGGCTATCACCGCTTCAACCAGCGACAGAGCCTGATCGTCATCCAGTGTGCCGAGCATCGCACTCACCGCCTGGGTGGAAACCTGACCATCACCGCTGGCAATCGCCTGATCCGTCAGACTCAGCGCATCACGCAGGCTGCCATCCGCCGCACGGGAAAGCAGTTGCAGCGCGCGCGGCTCGTGGGCGATCTGCTCTTCGTTAAGAATGTGCTCAAGCTGATGGCGGATCTGATCAACATCCAGCGCCTTGAGATGGAATTGCAGACAGCGGGACAAAATGGTCACCGGCAGCTTCTGCGGATCGGTCGTCGCCAGCAGGAATTTGACGTGTGAGGGAGGCTCCTCAAGCGTTTTGAGCAGTGCGTTAAAACTGTGGCGAGACAGCATGTGCACTTCGTCGATCAGATAGACTTTGAATCGGCCGCGCGCTGGTGCGTACTGGACGTTATCCAGCAGATCCCGGGTATCTTCAACTTTGGTGCGCGAAGCGGCATCGATCTCAATCAAATCGACAAACCGCCCCTGCTCGATTTCACGGCAGTTATCACACACGCCGCACGGCGTGGCGGTAATGCCGGTTTCGCAATTCAGCCCCTTTGCCAGCAGACGGGCAATAGAGGTTTTACCGACACCCCGGGTACCGGAAAAAAGATATGCGTGGTGAATACGCCCTAACGACAAGCCGTTCGCCAGTGCGGTTAGCACATGTTCCTGGCCGACGACGTCAGCAAAGGTTTGTGGGCGCCATTTTCGGGCTAAAACCTGATAACTCATTGGCTGG
It encodes:
- a CDS encoding DNA polymerase III subunit gamma/tau; protein product: MSYQVLARKWRPQTFADVVGQEHVLTALANGLSLGRIHHAYLFSGTRGVGKTSIARLLAKGLNCETGITATPCGVCDNCREIEQGRFVDLIEIDAASRTKVEDTRDLLDNVQYAPARGRFKVYLIDEVHMLSRHSFNALLKTLEEPPSHVKFLLATTDPQKLPVTILSRCLQFHLKALDVDQIRHQLEHILNEEQIAHEPRALQLLSRAADGSLRDALSLTDQAIASGDGQVSTQAVSAMLGTLDDDQALSLVEAVIAADGERVMTLVNEAAARGIEWEALLVEMLGLLHRIALVQLSPAALGSDMAAIEVRMRELARTVPPADVQLYYQTLLIGRKELPYAPDRRMGVEMTLLRALAFHPRMPLAEPEVPRQSFAPVAPTAVMTPTQVPQQSAPAQQTPAVPLPESTSQVLAARNQLQRAQGATKAKKSEPAAAPRARPVNNAALERLASVSERVQARPAPSALEQTPAKKEAYRWKATTPVVEVKEVVATPKALKKALEHEKTPELAAKLAAEAIERDPWAAQVSQLSLPKLVEQVALNAWKEENGNAVCLHLRSSQRHLNSSGAQQKLAEALSALAGSAVELTIVEDDNPAVRTPLEWRQAIYEEKLAQARESIVADNNIQTLRRFFDADLDEESIRPI